The Haloarcula laminariae genomic sequence TCAAGCAGCGTCTCGTAGGCCTGCCGGGACCCGACGTGTTCATCGAACGTCCACGGATAGTACTTGACCGTTGTCAACGTATCGTCAAGGTCGGCGTCACCAGTGATGACGTCGTCCACGGTTTCCAAGAAGTGGAAGAAGGTGAACGAAATCGGTTCATCTGGATGCATCGTTCGGTAATGACACAGGTACAGTGCCGCCTGAAAATTCGGCGTATCGTTCGGCGGATCGATCGCAGCTTGCTTTACCACATCGCGGCGAGATTTTTTCCGGCCACTTTTGAAATCGAGCAAGTGGTCCGGTGCCGTGACGAGATCGATTTTCCCTTTGATGCCGATTGAAGTGTTTTCGAACCAGCGTTCCGTGAGCGGGGAGTCGATCGGTTCGTCGAAATAATCGGCGAAGAAATTACTGCCCCATCCTGACGAGGGTGTGAGAAAGTCATCAGACTCCGGCCCGTGCGCATCGAGGTACTCGATAATCGTCTCAAGCCCGATACGGTATGAGCGGCGACGCAAGGGCTCGTCAGTTCCCGCGAACAGCGGCCTGGCTTCATCGGCCATGACGTCTACCACGTCCGAGAGAGCATCGGCATCGATAGTCTCAGGGTGGTTCACGTAAAACTCAGCGAAATCATGAAACAGATTCCCCTCGGTGAAGTAGTCCTTATCGGGCCCATCGACTAACCGACTGAAAAAGTAATCCCGTGGACTGTTGACGTAACTGTTGAGACTCGACTGGCTGATCGCTTCGACTGTCTCAGCCTCGACATCAAGTTCCTCTTTTTCGAACCCTATCTGTCCGTCGGCGACTGGTCTCCGATGGGCGACTGAGTCGAGGTCGCTGAACTGGTCGTAGTCATCGTCCAGTAGCTCGCCGAAGTAGAGACACGGTGTGACTGGCTTCCCACCTTTCGTGTCTTGCACGAGGTAGTACTGCTCGACACCACTCTGAATCAGGAGCTGGAACTGGTTAAGATACCGCTGGAACTGTGATTCGGTATCAACCCACGGTCGCTGTGGCGGTGAGTGAGTCCAGTCTTCGTCCAGTCCCACGTGGAACACGACCGACCGGTCGACGTACCCGGCAGATTTCGCATCAGCGAGCAACACACCTTCATTCTCTCGGTTGACTGGAACTTCGTAGGTCTGCAAATAGTACGCGAGCTCGTCAACCGTGTCAGCAGAGACCGGTACGTCAGCGATTCCCAATTGACCGAGTTCTTCGTGGAACGACACCAGACTGGTGTCAGTCTGAGACTCGTATTCGGTGAGCGCTTCTTTGAACGTGTATGTAGTGAGTGACTGGCAGAACTCACGAATCCACGCAGTCTCCGGAATCCCTGCTTCATACAATCGCTTGTTGTTATGATCGATGGGGACATCGATTCCCATCTGCGTGAGCACAGGTTGGACGTCTCCGACTGTCGTTTCGCCGCCGCGAAACCCGGCGCGGCAAAGATTGAGAAATGCGCGATGGTCGGGTTCGTCAATGAATCCCGGCCCACCGTAGTACGGAATCCCGGCTGCGTCAAACGCCGCTTCGATGAGCGACGAATAGCGGCTACTGGCGTCTAGTACGACAGCGACGTTCTCTGCTGTTGTGGCCGTGACAGTGTCGAGAATCGCATCGATGATATCCGCTGATGAATCGAATATATTGAACGACGGATAATCAAATGGCTCGTCGATAAAGAGGTCAAACTGGTCGTAGTCGTCGGGAAGGATCGCTCGCTCTAGTGTTGTGAATTGCTGTTCTCCGACGACCGCTATCGACTCTTCGTCGATTGTGTACTCGGTTAGCGACCTTGATGTCGACTGTAACTCTGCCATAATCTCAACGACATCGCTGGTCTCGGTGTCGACGTAGCTGTCGTAGTCGAGTATCGACTCGATAGATCCCTGGTGTTCCCAACACTGCAGCACGTTCCCGATCGCGTAACTGATCGATTTCCAGTCGTGGTCAGTGCGATCGATGACTTCGAGGAATGCACTACGGTCTTCAGCTTGTTCTCGCCGACCAGCTGCCAGTCGACGCGGTGTCGTTGCAAACGTTCCAAACTGCGGGACATCAACTCGACGATTGATTGCACTCGCTAGCGGGGCGTCCGGGGTAAGGACCAAGTCATAATCTGCGACATCCTCATACAATGTTTCGACCGGTTTCGCACGCTGAATAGGCACGTATTCGTAAAGTGATATTAGTTGCTTAAATGTTGGTATTAGAACGGTATCTTATACGAGAAAACGAGCGATTGCCAGCAACACTTGACTTCCCTGCGAAGCGCTACATCCACTGACGGAGCAGATCAGTGTCGTTGCTACTGACGGTCGGCGTGGGCTTGGACGATTGGCTGGTCACGTTCGAGAATCGCTGCTAGCTTCTCACTGCGCGTGTCGATATCGATTTCTTCGTGTTTCCAATTGCGTTCGCTTTTCCCCTCCCATACGCCGTACAGTGTCGCTCGCGGGAGTACCAGAACGCCGAACAGGACCGCGAGTTCGTACAGTAGCGTGGCAATCTGGTCCCATGTCCCGGTGAGTCGACGGGGAAAATCGACATCGAAATTAACGTGCACAGCCGGGAGCTTTCGCTCACGGGCTTCGTCGATGAACCCGTAGTCGTTCGAGAAGAGAACGACGCCAGTAGGCTTGTCAGCGTAGTACTCGGCACACCCATCGATGATACCGGTATCACCTGTTTCGGTTGCGACAATATCGTGTGGTCGCGTTTCACGCAACCGGCGGAATTCCCGCAATCCAAGCCGGGTTTCACGGTTATCTTCTGTCGGCTGCCCGGCCAGCCGTTCGTATTCAGGGCCGAACGCGTCCGCCAATTCAGCGGCAGGCATCGCGTTCTTCCCGTACCGGTAACTGATGCTCAATTCGGAATCGACGCCTTCGAGCAAAGCGTACCCGTTGACCGGTGCCCGGCCACCCGGTTTCGTGTGTAGCACCGGGTCAA encodes the following:
- a CDS encoding PD-(D/E)XK nuclease family protein, which translates into the protein MPIQRAKPVETLYEDVADYDLVLTPDAPLASAINRRVDVPQFGTFATTPRRLAAGRREQAEDRSAFLEVIDRTDHDWKSISYAIGNVLQCWEHQGSIESILDYDSYVDTETSDVVEIMAELQSTSRSLTEYTIDEESIAVVGEQQFTTLERAILPDDYDQFDLFIDEPFDYPSFNIFDSSADIIDAILDTVTATTAENVAVVLDASSRYSSLIEAAFDAAGIPYYGGPGFIDEPDHRAFLNLCRAGFRGGETTVGDVQPVLTQMGIDVPIDHNNKRLYEAGIPETAWIREFCQSLTTYTFKEALTEYESQTDTSLVSFHEELGQLGIADVPVSADTVDELAYYLQTYEVPVNRENEGVLLADAKSAGYVDRSVVFHVGLDEDWTHSPPQRPWVDTESQFQRYLNQFQLLIQSGVEQYYLVQDTKGGKPVTPCLYFGELLDDDYDQFSDLDSVAHRRPVADGQIGFEKEELDVEAETVEAISQSSLNSYVNSPRDYFFSRLVDGPDKDYFTEGNLFHDFAEFYVNHPETIDADALSDVVDVMADEARPLFAGTDEPLRRRSYRIGLETIIEYLDAHGPESDDFLTPSSGWGSNFFADYFDEPIDSPLTERWFENTSIGIKGKIDLVTAPDHLLDFKSGRKKSRRDVVKQAAIDPPNDTPNFQAALYLCHYRTMHPDEPISFTFFHFLETVDDVITGDADLDDTLTTVKYYPWTFDEHVGSRQAYETLLDGYNDCVATFEELGFDAYAQIMTELSFPGTTAKDELRESSFAASFTAAVDEQTGGDVDVEKGCDQAIRELNSCRKKSFFRDDLDAIERFVTDRIEELNQYRRGDTRFPVEGLDGEPNYRRIDHRDLLLEGTTDE